A DNA window from Thermoplasmata archaeon contains the following coding sequences:
- the amrS gene encoding AmmeMemoRadiSam system radical SAM enzyme: MLLADGSRKPVEDIHEGDRLWSYNVEGGYQILPSVVTHAGTRLGWIYQVRVGARGLSKLGATAEHPILTQRGWVLTRNLRRGDLVLKVWYQNSAAWKSGRPAAIAQADFTCGNCGETLHGVSAWNQHRGACYTKDLELSAEERLIRSERMKRVNPMSNPETARRALASSKTRFLHDPSHGWHRNIERLRVWQHRHPSKSQERLYEILTELGIDFEKEYRICPEVRLENSKKFYIADAALPGQRLDIEVDGYWHARSDDVRKSDRVRDATLEENGWRVLRIWGSDLFGHPQAVRDLLVEAAAPVVRANKKMWLPIYSVEKTAEFAEVFSLECIPSHNYVADGIVVHNCRYCQNADISQRRKVEGIEVAPEDVVRMTVEQGCQGLAYTYNQPTIFIEFARDIGVLARKAGLINIFVSNGYDTPETVHEMDKFLDCVTVDFKGSGETEFVRKYINIPNADPIYQTILDMRDTKKIHIEITDLIVPQVGDSLDAARHLSTWVHDNLGPDTPIHFLRFHPDYKMMEFPWTPVETLERHCAVAKEAGLNYVYIGNVPGHRLENTYCPGCGALAVKRYGFDITGWYLDKDNKCKKCGTKIAIVGRLEKTSKENRFYGVLYHR, from the coding sequence ATTCTGCTCGCGGATGGTTCGAGGAAGCCCGTGGAGGACATCCACGAGGGCGACCGCCTTTGGTCGTACAACGTCGAGGGAGGATACCAGATTCTACCGAGCGTGGTCACTCATGCGGGGACACGCCTGGGTTGGATCTATCAAGTCCGTGTAGGCGCCAGGGGTCTCTCTAAGCTCGGGGCGACGGCCGAGCACCCAATCCTCACCCAACGAGGATGGGTCCTCACTCGGAATCTACGACGCGGCGACCTCGTCCTCAAGGTTTGGTATCAGAACAGTGCTGCCTGGAAATCCGGTCGTCCCGCAGCGATCGCGCAAGCCGACTTCACGTGCGGAAATTGTGGCGAGACTCTCCACGGTGTCTCTGCCTGGAACCAGCACCGGGGCGCCTGCTACACCAAGGACCTCGAGCTGAGTGCCGAGGAGCGACTGATCCGCTCAGAACGGATGAAACGCGTTAACCCGATGAGCAACCCAGAGACGGCCCGGCGCGCGCTGGCGAGCAGCAAGACGCGCTTTCTGCACGATCCGAGCCATGGGTGGCATCGGAACATCGAGAGATTGCGGGTGTGGCAGCATCGCCATCCTTCGAAGAGCCAAGAACGGCTCTACGAGATCCTCACAGAGCTCGGCATCGACTTTGAGAAGGAGTATCGGATTTGCCCCGAGGTAAGGCTCGAGAACTCCAAGAAGTTCTACATCGCGGATGCGGCACTTCCGGGTCAGCGGCTCGACATCGAGGTGGATGGATACTGGCATGCTAGATCCGATGACGTCCGCAAGTCAGACCGGGTTCGCGATGCGACGCTCGAAGAGAACGGGTGGCGTGTCCTCCGAATCTGGGGCAGCGACCTCTTTGGTCATCCGCAAGCGGTTCGAGACCTTCTTGTGGAAGCGGCCGCGCCGGTGGTCCGCGCGAACAAGAAGATGTGGCTCCCCATCTACTCCGTAGAGAAGACCGCCGAATTTGCGGAAGTGTTTAGTCTCGAGTGCATCCCGTCGCATAATTACGTCGCGGATGGGATTGTTGTACATAATTGTCGGTACTGTCAGAATGCGGACATTTCCCAGCGGCGCAAGGTGGAGGGCATCGAGGTCGCACCCGAGGACGTCGTCCGAATGACCGTCGAACAGGGCTGCCAGGGCCTCGCGTACACGTACAACCAGCCCACGATCTTCATTGAGTTCGCTCGGGACATCGGCGTCCTCGCGCGGAAGGCGGGACTCATCAACATCTTCGTGTCCAACGGATACGACACGCCCGAGACCGTCCACGAGATGGACAAGTTCCTCGATTGCGTCACGGTCGACTTCAAGGGCTCCGGAGAGACGGAGTTCGTGCGAAAGTACATCAACATCCCGAACGCGGACCCAATCTACCAGACCATCCTGGACATGCGGGACACGAAGAAGATCCATATCGAGATCACCGACCTCATCGTCCCTCAGGTCGGCGACAGCCTCGACGCGGCCCGCCATCTGTCCACGTGGGTCCACGACAACCTCGGGCCCGACACGCCGATCCACTTCCTCCGCTTCCACCCGGACTACAAGATGATGGAGTTCCCCTGGACGCCGGTCGAGACCCTCGAGAGGCACTGTGCGGTCGCCAAGGAGGCGGGCCTCAACTACGTGTACATCGGCAACGTGCCCGGGCACCGGCTGGAGAACACGTACTGCCCCGGGTGCGGCGCGCTCGCCGTGAAGCGCTACGGCTTCGACATCACGGGCTGGTACCTGGACAAGGACAACAAGTGCAAGAAGTGCGGCACCAAGATCGCGATCGTCGGGCGGCTCGAGAAGACGTCCAAGGAGAACCGCTTCTACGGGGTCCTGTACCACCGATGA
- a CDS encoding aminopeptidase, with protein MEDGARLILRTSAGLREKEKVLVLVDRDTKAVGDAFLSAARGLGADPVVLVIAPRERDGEEPPEIATTAMESADLIVLATRKSLTHTHARRQANRAGARVISIPGVTEDMLAAGGLAADWGEIHEVVRRVARRLRAAEAVHLTNSAGTDLTFSVDGREWISEDTGLCSRRGAFTTLPAGELFVAPVETSAEGRLVADVYFDEPLIESVTATLREGHATKIVGASKAVHAMNSGGREARTLGRFGFGLNAHARTSGPHMEAEKALGCASLGFGDNTSIGGRLACGVHVECILSEVSIEVDGKSLIDKGHLAG; from the coding sequence ATGGAGGACGGTGCGCGGCTCATCCTGCGGACCAGTGCCGGCCTCCGCGAGAAGGAGAAGGTCCTTGTCCTCGTGGACCGGGACACGAAGGCCGTCGGCGACGCGTTCCTGTCCGCGGCCCGCGGCCTAGGCGCGGACCCCGTCGTCCTGGTCATCGCCCCCCGGGAGCGGGACGGGGAGGAGCCTCCCGAGATTGCGACCACGGCCATGGAGTCCGCGGACCTGATCGTCCTCGCGACCCGCAAGTCCCTCACCCACACCCACGCGCGACGCCAGGCGAACCGCGCCGGGGCGCGCGTGATCTCCATCCCGGGCGTCACGGAGGACATGCTCGCCGCGGGAGGCTTGGCCGCGGACTGGGGCGAGATCCACGAGGTCGTGCGCCGTGTCGCGCGGCGCCTGCGGGCCGCGGAGGCGGTCCACCTGACGAATTCGGCGGGGACGGACCTGACGTTCTCCGTGGACGGCCGCGAGTGGATCTCGGAGGACACGGGCCTCTGCTCCCGTCGCGGCGCCTTCACCACGTTGCCCGCGGGCGAGCTCTTCGTCGCTCCCGTGGAGACGAGCGCGGAGGGGCGGCTCGTCGCCGACGTTTACTTCGACGAGCCGCTGATCGAGTCCGTGACCGCCACCTTGAGGGAGGGTCACGCGACCAAGATCGTCGGGGCGTCCAAGGCCGTGCACGCGATGAACTCGGGCGGCCGGGAGGCGCGGACCCTGGGGCGCTTCGGCTTCGGATTGAACGCGCACGCGCGCACGTCGGGGCCGCACATGGAGGCGGAGAAGGCCCTCGGATGCGCGAGCCTCGGCTTCGGGGACAACACGAGCATCGGCGGTCGGCTCGCGTGCGGCGTCCACGTGGAGTGCATCCTCTCCGAGGTCAGCATCGAGGTCGACGGCAAGTCCCTGATCGACAAGGGCCATCTCGCCGGCTGA